ATCAAATTCTTATCAGAACAATTTGTTAATTACGAAAAAACAAAAAAATTCCTCAAACCTGAAGGTTATGTAGAAGACCCAAAAGAGGCCATTGCTATGCGTGTTTTAACCGATGCGATGAAAAAAGAAATAAATGCGGCAAGTTTTGAAGCTGCTGCAATTTCTGCTGCTATGGATTTTGAAACACGTGCAGTAAAAGTGTATTCTGATCGAGCAGCTGAAGCTACAGATCCAAATGAAATAGAATTATACCAAATGCTTGCCGATTGGGAAAAATCACATCAGCACTTTTTACATGAAATTAATGAAGAATTGAAAGCTGATATTTGGAATGACAATAGTTTCTGGCCTTTCTAATGTTTCGACTTCGCTCAACATAAATTGACTTCGCTCAACATAAATTGACTTCGCTCAACATAAATTAATTCAGCTCTACATAAGTTGGCTTCTATAAATCTGAGAATCAAAAAAACAAGGGGACTTAAAAAAGTGTCCCTTTTTTTATTTAGTCATCCCTTAAAAACCATTTAAATTGTTAATAATCAGTTGATAACCTCTTTTGTTAGGTTGCTAAAACTGCAAGCAAATGCGTACCTTAGTTAAAAAGCTTGCAGATATGGTTGGAAAACAGGACAAAACACCTCAATTAAGTATTTTTGATACTCCCTTAAAAAGGTTTATCAATTTAGAGCATGAGTTGTGTATTTTATCTACACGAATAGATTGGGATTCTATAGAGAAAGAATTCTCAGTTTATTTTTCAGAAATAGGACGACCTTCTGTTCCTATTCGTAGAATGATAGGGTTGCTATTGTTAAAGCACATTTATAATTTAAGCGATGAAGCAATTGTTGACCGCTGGATTGAAAATCCATATTGGCAATATTTTAGTGGAGAGAAAGTTTTCCAAACTCAAAAGCCCTTTGATCCAACTGAGTTTATACATTTTAGAAATCGTATAGGCAAAGATGGTGCAGAAAAGTTATTGAAAGTATCGATTCAACTATTTGGCAAAGAGGCTCAAGAAAAAGAAGTCTTAATTGACAGTACCGTACAAGAAAAGAATATCACTTATCCAACCGATGCAAAACAACACAAACGTATTATTGAGAAAGTGAACAAGATAGCCAGACAAGAGGGAATCATATTACGTCAAACTTATACCAGGACTTTAAAGCAGCTGATGATAGATCAACGTTTTCATAATCATCCAAAAAGAAGAAAGAAAGCCAAAGCCGCCTTACGAAAAATAAAAACTATAGCTGGTCGCCAAGTCAGAGATATAGAAAGGCAATTTAGCCCAGATCAACAACAGAGGTATAAAGAACTATTCATCATTATCAACAAAATTTTAGCACAACAAAAAGGAGGTAAGAACAAGATTTACAGCATTCATGAGCCAGAGGTTAGTTGCATCGCAAAAGGTAAAGAAGCAAAGAAATTTGAGTTTGGAAATAAAACAGGAATAGTTTTAACTAAAACCACAAAAATAGTAGTTGGAGCCATTGCTTTTCAAAATAATCCTTACGATGGCCATACACTTGAAGAACATTTAAAGCAAACAGAATATTTAACTGGAAGAATGCCTAAAGTAGGGATTGTAGATAGAGGTTATCGAGGGAAAAAGAAAATTAATGATACCGAAATAATATCGCCATCTGCACCTAAAAAAGGAGCTACTCAATACGAAAAACAAAAAGCGAGGAAACGTTTTAGAGCCAGAGCAGGAATAGAACCGGTTATCGGTCACATTAAGCACGACCATAGAATGTTAAGGAATTATTTGAAAGGTGTAATTGGTGACCAATTAAATACACTTTTAGCGGGAACTGGGTTTAATTTAAAGAAAATGCTCAATAGAATTAAAGAGCAAATTCTTTTTGAACTATTTTATATCTTAAATTTTTGGAAACTGTTTT
This genomic stretch from Bacteroidales bacterium harbors:
- a CDS encoding IS5 family transposase translates to MRTLVKKLADMVGKQDKTPQLSIFDTPLKRFINLEHELCILSTRIDWDSIEKEFSVYFSEIGRPSVPIRRMIGLLLLKHIYNLSDEAIVDRWIENPYWQYFSGEKVFQTQKPFDPTEFIHFRNRIGKDGAEKLLKVSIQLFGKEAQEKEVLIDSTVQEKNITYPTDAKQHKRIIEKVNKIARQEGIILRQTYTRTLKQLMIDQRFHNHPKRRKKAKAALRKIKTIAGRQVRDIERQFSPDQQQRYKELFIIINKILAQQKGGKNKIYSIHEPEVSCIAKGKEAKKFEFGNKTGIVLTKTTKIVVGAIAFQNNPYDGHTLEEHLKQTEYLTGRMPKVGIVDRGYRGKKKINDTEIISPSAPKKGATQYEKQKARKRFRARAGIEPVIGHIKHDHRMLRNYLKGVIGDQLNTLLAGTGFNLKKMLNRIKEQILFELFYILNFWKLFFQKNKLSKYWAF